In Luteibacter mycovicinus, a genomic segment contains:
- a CDS encoding DHA2 family efflux MFS transporter permease subunit — protein sequence MIPTDHPSGDEVDAVPCSAAARRWTLVAAIVGSGMAFVDGTIVNVALPAIQRAMQANTADAQWVMEAYALLLSALLLVGGVLGDRFGRRRVFALGAIVFTLASAACAASPGIGWLVGARAVQGLGAALLVPGSLSLITSAYPKNLRGAAIGTWSAFSGVTAAIGPVLGGFLVEHVSWHWAFLINLPLGIALVAICHAHVPESRGATTGRVDIAGACLATVGLAGIVYALIEAQIEGWTAVDVVLAALTGIAALIAFVIVERRVAAPMLPLGLFRDRRFAGANILTLLLYAALGGSMFFVPLNLIQVQGYGATAAGASLLPFVAIMFVLSRWSGRLVDVVGARLPLIVGPTVAAAGFALYTVPGVGGSYWTTFFRAAVVLGLGMSITIAPLTTTVMNALAPSLAGTASGINNAVSRVAGLLAIALFGVVLTHGFDMALESARMHTRLPSELVETIFAQKAKLAGIELPPGSAAARRMVGEAFVVGFRHVMWLSAALAVMAAVAAAITIRDTPDERQKPF from the coding sequence ATGATCCCGACCGACCATCCCTCCGGAGACGAGGTCGACGCCGTCCCCTGCTCCGCGGCGGCGCGACGCTGGACCCTGGTCGCCGCTATCGTCGGTTCGGGCATGGCCTTCGTCGACGGCACCATCGTCAACGTGGCGCTCCCTGCGATTCAGCGTGCCATGCAGGCGAACACCGCGGATGCGCAGTGGGTCATGGAAGCCTATGCGCTGCTGTTGTCGGCACTCCTGCTGGTGGGCGGCGTACTGGGCGATCGCTTCGGTCGACGCCGCGTGTTCGCGCTCGGCGCCATCGTATTCACCCTCGCCTCCGCGGCCTGCGCGGCCTCGCCGGGCATCGGCTGGCTGGTCGGGGCCCGGGCGGTGCAAGGCCTGGGCGCGGCATTGCTGGTGCCCGGCAGCCTCTCCCTGATCACCTCGGCCTACCCGAAAAATCTGCGCGGTGCGGCGATCGGCACATGGTCGGCCTTCAGTGGCGTCACCGCCGCCATCGGTCCCGTGCTCGGCGGCTTTCTCGTCGAACACGTGTCGTGGCACTGGGCGTTTCTGATCAACCTTCCGCTGGGTATCGCGCTGGTGGCGATCTGTCACGCCCATGTGCCGGAAAGCCGTGGCGCGACGACGGGCCGGGTCGACATCGCGGGAGCGTGTCTGGCGACAGTCGGTCTCGCGGGTATCGTTTATGCGTTGATCGAAGCACAGATAGAAGGGTGGACGGCCGTCGATGTCGTGCTGGCGGCACTCACCGGCATCGCGGCGCTGATCGCCTTCGTCATCGTCGAGCGACGCGTCGCCGCGCCCATGCTGCCACTCGGCCTCTTTCGCGACCGGCGGTTCGCGGGTGCCAATATCCTGACCCTTCTGCTGTATGCCGCGCTGGGTGGCAGCATGTTCTTCGTTCCGCTGAACCTGATTCAGGTGCAGGGCTACGGGGCCACCGCCGCCGGTGCCTCCTTGCTGCCCTTTGTCGCCATCATGTTCGTGCTGTCGCGCTGGAGCGGGCGCCTGGTGGACGTGGTCGGCGCGCGCCTGCCGCTGATCGTCGGTCCGACCGTGGCTGCCGCCGGCTTCGCGCTTTACACGGTTCCCGGTGTGGGCGGCTCGTACTGGACGACCTTCTTTCGGGCGGCCGTCGTGCTCGGCCTCGGCATGAGCATCACCATCGCGCCACTGACCACCACCGTGATGAACGCGCTTGCTCCCTCGCTGGCCGGCACGGCGTCCGGCATCAACAACGCCGTGTCGCGCGTAGCGGGGCTGCTCGCCATCGCCCTGTTCGGTGTCGTGCTGACGCATGGGTTCGACATGGCGCTGGAGTCGGCACGCATGCATACGCGCCTGCCCAGCGAGCTCGTCGAAACGATCTTCGCGCAGAAGGCGAAACTCGCCGGCATCGAGCTGCCGCCCGGTTCGGCCGCGGCCCGCCGTATGGTGGGCGAGGCCTTCGTCGTCGGCTTTCGCCACGTCATGTGGCTGTCGGCGGCGCTCGCCGTGATGGCGGCGGTCGCGGCCGCCATCACGATCCGCGACACGCCGGACGAGCGTCAGAAGCCCTTCTGA
- a CDS encoding LysR family transcriptional regulator: MDLHALSDFNAVALHGGFGAASRATGRPKATLSRRVRELEDVLGARLIDRGARPFRLTDEGATLHAETRAMLDRIDDVAADLASASGAPRGKLRVSAPVLFAHRGLGRLAARFAQRYPGVQLDVVIDDRFVDPLKDGFDLVIRANPEPSTDLAGRCFLRDRPTVAAVPSLTRPADGGEFPAIVLRAAQGAEPWRVRVTDGVSTLTPREVLRLSSMAMIYDAALEGIGAAILPASLIRKDLEEGRLVEWGRLDGRGLEVWALYPPQRHVSRKVSAFIGMLVEQFRDASPSHFDDI, encoded by the coding sequence ATGGATCTGCACGCCCTCTCGGACTTCAACGCCGTCGCGCTGCATGGTGGCTTCGGTGCGGCCAGCCGGGCCACGGGGCGACCCAAGGCGACCCTGTCGCGACGGGTACGCGAACTGGAGGATGTACTGGGAGCCCGGCTGATCGATCGCGGCGCAAGGCCATTTCGCCTGACCGATGAGGGAGCGACCCTGCATGCCGAGACGCGCGCCATGCTGGACCGGATCGACGACGTGGCGGCGGACCTCGCATCGGCGTCCGGCGCGCCTCGCGGAAAACTCCGGGTCAGCGCGCCGGTCCTGTTCGCCCATCGCGGGCTGGGTCGGCTGGCGGCGCGCTTCGCACAACGGTACCCCGGCGTGCAGCTGGACGTCGTGATCGACGATCGCTTCGTCGACCCGCTGAAGGATGGCTTCGACCTGGTCATTCGGGCCAACCCTGAGCCCAGCACGGATCTGGCCGGACGCTGCTTCCTTCGCGACCGGCCGACGGTCGCCGCGGTGCCGTCGCTGACGCGCCCGGCCGACGGCGGCGAGTTCCCGGCCATCGTCCTGCGCGCGGCCCAGGGTGCCGAGCCCTGGCGCGTGAGGGTGACCGATGGCGTGTCCACGCTGACGCCGCGCGAGGTGCTTCGTCTTTCGTCGATGGCGATGATTTACGACGCCGCGCTCGAGGGAATCGGCGCGGCGATCCTCCCCGCGTCGCTCATCCGGAAGGACCTCGAGGAAGGCAGGCTCGTCGAGTGGGGGCGTCTCGACGGGCGCGGTCTGGAGGTCTGGGCGTTGTACCCGCCGCAGCGGCATGTCTCCCGTAAAGTCTCCGCCTTCATCGGCATGCTGGTCGAGCAGTTCAGGGATGCGTCGCCGTCGCACTTCGACGATATCTGA
- a CDS encoding ShlB/FhaC/HecB family hemolysin secretion/activation protein, with translation MKTVSFPRGTAHVLGACILLALAGGAQAQTRAPQTGDLLRQLPAPPQPTRSDDTGLKVAPVVAEATSDSAPFHVTTIEVTGATLLPAADVHALVAPGEGRDLTLSQLNELAAKITAAYRDKGYPLTIAYVPAQTLSGGTVRIAVQEARLGKVTLENHSTTHDGPLQATLDPLSSGMPISSHGFDRSLLLFGDIPGVTESSVLRPGDEPGTSDLAVRADDRPRYTGLVALDDYGNRYTGRARATGTFSVNSLLHQGDVLDATALSAGSNMNYGRLGYRYLLNGQGTVVGAAVSSLDYKLKGDLRVLDAHGTAQVASVFVSQPIIRSTEGNLYGQLGYDRRRLNDMIDIVDVRTRRHTNGWTATLAGDQRDMHGVTNFSLAATYGRLGFDDAFAEFVDAISAQTKGHYLKYSLSIARLQQLSENNAIYVGFQGQWANKNVDTAEQFYLGGANNVRGYDTGALAGTQGQMLNLEYRRTLHPGMPGTWIAMAFVDGGRVSIYKDTFAPGTNSVHTQDAGLGLRWQGENQWSVSADVAHPIGARPAIVGETHDVRAWVQIQKGF, from the coding sequence ATGAAGACAGTCTCGTTTCCCCGCGGCACCGCGCACGTTCTCGGTGCGTGCATTCTCCTTGCTCTGGCCGGCGGCGCGCAGGCACAGACGCGCGCGCCTCAGACCGGCGACCTGCTGCGTCAGCTGCCGGCGCCGCCGCAGCCGACGCGCAGCGACGACACCGGCCTGAAAGTCGCCCCGGTCGTCGCCGAAGCCACCAGCGACAGCGCACCGTTCCACGTCACGACGATCGAGGTGACCGGTGCCACGTTGCTTCCGGCGGCCGATGTGCACGCCCTGGTCGCGCCGGGCGAGGGCCGCGATCTCACGCTGTCCCAGCTCAACGAACTGGCGGCGAAGATTACCGCCGCCTATCGCGACAAGGGTTACCCGCTGACGATCGCCTATGTGCCGGCGCAGACGCTGTCGGGCGGCACGGTGCGCATCGCCGTGCAGGAAGCACGGCTGGGCAAGGTCACGCTGGAGAATCACAGCACCACGCACGACGGTCCGTTGCAGGCGACGCTCGATCCGCTGAGCAGCGGTATGCCGATCTCCTCGCACGGTTTCGATCGCAGCCTGCTGTTGTTCGGTGACATTCCGGGTGTGACGGAGAGCTCGGTGCTGCGTCCGGGCGACGAGCCGGGCACCTCCGACCTGGCCGTACGTGCGGATGACCGTCCGCGCTACACGGGTCTGGTCGCACTCGACGACTACGGCAACCGATACACCGGCCGCGCGCGGGCGACCGGTACGTTCAGCGTCAACAGCCTGCTGCACCAGGGCGACGTGCTCGATGCCACGGCGCTCAGCGCCGGCTCCAACATGAACTACGGACGCCTGGGCTACCGCTACCTGCTCAATGGCCAGGGCACCGTGGTCGGCGCGGCGGTCTCCTCGCTCGACTACAAGCTCAAGGGCGATCTGCGCGTGCTCGACGCACACGGCACGGCCCAGGTGGCGAGCGTATTCGTCAGCCAGCCCATCATCCGTTCCACGGAAGGCAACCTGTACGGTCAGCTCGGCTACGACCGCCGCCGCCTCAACGACATGATCGACATCGTCGACGTGCGTACGCGGCGTCACACGAACGGCTGGACGGCCACGCTCGCCGGCGACCAGCGCGACATGCATGGCGTGACCAACTTCAGCCTGGCCGCGACCTACGGCCGGCTGGGCTTCGACGACGCGTTCGCCGAGTTCGTCGACGCGATCAGCGCGCAGACCAAGGGCCACTACCTGAAGTACTCGCTGTCCATCGCCCGGCTGCAGCAGCTGTCGGAGAACAACGCGATCTACGTCGGCTTCCAGGGCCAGTGGGCGAACAAGAACGTCGACACCGCCGAGCAGTTCTATCTCGGTGGCGCCAACAACGTCCGCGGCTACGACACCGGCGCACTGGCCGGCACGCAGGGTCAGATGCTCAACCTGGAATATCGCCGTACGCTGCATCCCGGCATGCCGGGTACGTGGATCGCGATGGCCTTCGTCGACGGCGGTCGCGTATCCATCTATAAGGACACGTTCGCGCCGGGTACCAACAGCGTTCACACGCAGGACGCCGGTCTGGGTCTGCGCTGGCAGGGTGAGAACCAGTGGTCGGTCAGCGCCGACGTCGCCCACCCGATCGGCGCTCGTCCCGCGATCGTCGGCGAGACGCACGACGTCCGCGCCTGGGTACAGATTCAGAAGGGCTTCTGA
- a CDS encoding alpha-L-fucosidase gives MNRRDFAKALAFAGTIGSGLWPVARSTGAPLIGTRAGVIVDPVHMQQLQQSFLDLRFGMFIHLNMATFEEREWGDPLLSPKLFDPKHLDTDQWARAATSANMGYACLTTKHHDGFCLWPTKTGSANVMQSSYPHDVVRRYVDSFRKAGLKVCLYFSILDLRQDIRARTVTPEKIALIKAQLTELLTGYGPLTALILDGWNASWSRISYAELPYREIYDLVKSLQPDCLVTDHNAGSYPGTALYYTDIKQYEQHAGQKIPADSPVPSQSGTTLQSDWFWKKAYPTSELASAKTIVDEWLVPFNENHCNLILNVAPNRDGRFDDNAVARLAEIGSLWKNTGPAPKVGRAVLITTPDLAAGKPAWASASDEAVGPDLAFDDDYRSYWLADKGKTDGWIEIRSEQPVSFNTISIVEPIHADGYGDTSRITRYKVEMERDGGWVEIASGGTPAPYQFHEIGRVTAKRVRLTVFGRQPGVTELGLYDEPR, from the coding sequence TTGAATCGTCGTGACTTCGCGAAGGCGCTTGCCTTCGCCGGCACCATCGGGAGCGGCCTCTGGCCGGTTGCCAGGTCGACAGGGGCTCCGCTCATCGGCACGCGAGCGGGCGTCATCGTCGATCCGGTCCACATGCAGCAGTTGCAGCAGTCCTTCCTCGACCTTCGCTTCGGCATGTTCATCCATCTGAATATGGCGACCTTCGAAGAACGCGAATGGGGCGATCCGCTGCTCTCGCCGAAGCTGTTCGATCCGAAGCATCTCGACACCGACCAGTGGGCGCGCGCGGCGACATCCGCGAACATGGGCTACGCGTGCCTGACCACGAAACACCACGACGGCTTCTGCCTGTGGCCTACGAAAACCGGCAGCGCGAACGTCATGCAGTCGTCGTATCCGCACGATGTGGTGCGCCGCTACGTCGATTCGTTCCGAAAGGCCGGGCTCAAGGTCTGCCTGTATTTCTCGATCCTCGACCTGCGTCAGGACATCCGCGCGCGCACCGTCACACCCGAGAAGATCGCGCTGATCAAGGCGCAGCTCACCGAGCTGCTCACGGGCTACGGGCCGCTCACCGCGCTGATTCTCGATGGGTGGAACGCATCGTGGTCGCGCATTTCTTATGCTGAGTTACCGTATCGCGAGATCTACGACCTGGTGAAGTCCCTGCAGCCGGACTGCCTGGTGACGGACCATAACGCGGGAAGCTATCCGGGCACGGCGCTCTACTACACGGATATCAAACAGTACGAGCAGCACGCGGGCCAGAAGATTCCCGCGGACAGTCCGGTGCCGTCGCAGTCAGGTACGACGTTGCAAAGCGACTGGTTCTGGAAGAAGGCCTACCCCACCTCCGAGCTCGCCTCGGCGAAGACCATCGTCGACGAGTGGCTGGTGCCGTTCAACGAAAACCATTGCAACCTGATCCTCAACGTGGCGCCCAATCGCGACGGCCGGTTCGACGACAACGCGGTGGCGCGGCTCGCCGAGATCGGTTCACTGTGGAAGAACACGGGCCCGGCGCCGAAGGTGGGTCGCGCGGTGCTCATCACCACGCCCGACCTGGCCGCCGGCAAGCCCGCCTGGGCCAGCGCCAGTGACGAGGCGGTGGGTCCCGATCTCGCGTTCGACGATGATTACCGCTCGTACTGGCTGGCGGACAAGGGGAAGACCGACGGCTGGATTGAGATTCGATCTGAACAGCCGGTGTCGTTCAATACGATATCGATCGTCGAGCCGATACATGCCGATGGCTATGGCGATACTTCCAGGATCACCCGTTACAAGGTGGAGATGGAGCGTGACGGTGGCTGGGTGGAGATCGCCTCCGGCGGTACCCCGGCCCCTTACCAGTTTCACGAGATCGGGCGGGTCACGGCGAAACGGGTGCGACTGACGGTGTTCGGCAGGCAGCCCGGGGTGACGGAGCTGGGTCTGTACGACGAGCCGCGCTGA
- a CDS encoding methyl-accepting chemotaxis protein, protein MPFPRFALPTLTLRARLSLRLAGTIFLLLTLWIVGGVQLRTADDRLQSVVTDTLAPVADVGHIQNDYNDLLDALVHATLMRLPSAVDDAVTAIGSNRHDIDKQWKSLTASGLGKAQAKLVTLAAEHRKAADKAVDDVIELLKTEQFDLAQLQLSNDVQSAVGPLKSDFSNLFALALDNGKAEAAAQRADIAKGGVFSAVLLGIALLIASVMDVAIIRSLGRRLRQAADVAASIAGGTLGTRVEIGRDDEIGKLLSSLAAMDAQLGNVVTQVRDRADHVAHAATGIARGNEALNERTRTQSAHVDLTTASMSEMAGAVSDGLVHATAASRAVIDTREMTDEGHRVAQDAVGNMREIQRTSEQMSEMLDLVEQIAFQTNLLALNAAVEAARAGEHGRGFAVVASEVRALAQRCGATARDIRALVAASDEAVQAGVVSVDRAGQVLHSIADRVVTLSGLVASVMDATRGQSEGIARIGGAIRGIDETTRENAALVQQAASASHAMRESAEILRREVAYFVLESEAA, encoded by the coding sequence ATGCCCTTTCCTCGCTTCGCCCTGCCGACGCTCACCCTGCGTGCACGTCTTTCGCTTCGTCTCGCCGGCACGATCTTTTTGCTGCTGACGCTCTGGATCGTCGGCGGGGTGCAGCTTCGCACCGCCGACGACCGCCTGCAGTCCGTGGTGACAGACACGCTGGCGCCCGTCGCCGATGTCGGTCACATCCAGAACGATTACAACGACCTGCTCGATGCGCTGGTGCATGCGACGCTGATGCGGTTGCCCTCCGCCGTCGACGACGCGGTCACCGCGATCGGCAGCAACCGCCATGACATCGACAAACAGTGGAAGTCGCTCACGGCCAGCGGCCTGGGCAAGGCGCAGGCCAAGCTGGTCACCCTGGCTGCCGAACACCGCAAGGCGGCCGATAAGGCGGTCGACGACGTCATCGAGCTGCTCAAGACGGAGCAGTTCGATCTGGCGCAGCTACAGCTTTCAAACGACGTCCAGTCGGCCGTCGGCCCCCTGAAGAGCGACTTCTCCAACCTCTTCGCGCTGGCGCTGGACAACGGCAAGGCCGAAGCCGCGGCACAGCGCGCCGACATTGCGAAGGGTGGCGTTTTCTCCGCGGTATTGCTCGGTATCGCTTTGCTGATCGCCAGCGTCATGGATGTCGCGATCATCCGCTCGCTTGGCCGGCGCCTGCGCCAGGCGGCGGACGTGGCAGCCTCCATCGCCGGTGGTACCCTGGGCACACGCGTCGAGATCGGTCGCGACGATGAGATCGGCAAGCTGCTGTCGTCGCTGGCGGCGATGGATGCCCAGCTCGGCAACGTGGTGACCCAGGTGCGCGACCGCGCCGACCACGTCGCTCACGCGGCCACCGGCATCGCCCGGGGTAACGAGGCGTTGAACGAGCGCACGCGCACGCAGTCCGCGCACGTCGACCTCACCACGGCCTCGATGAGCGAGATGGCTGGCGCGGTCTCGGACGGCCTAGTCCATGCGACCGCCGCCAGCCGTGCCGTCATCGACACCCGTGAGATGACGGACGAGGGCCACCGTGTGGCTCAGGATGCGGTCGGCAACATGCGCGAGATCCAGCGCACCAGCGAGCAGATGAGCGAGATGCTGGATCTGGTGGAGCAGATCGCCTTCCAGACCAACCTGCTCGCGCTGAATGCGGCGGTCGAGGCGGCGCGGGCGGGCGAACATGGCCGTGGCTTCGCTGTGGTCGCTTCCGAGGTCCGCGCACTGGCGCAACGCTGCGGCGCAACCGCCAGGGACATTCGTGCCCTGGTCGCGGCCAGCGATGAGGCGGTGCAAGCCGGCGTCGTGTCGGTGGATCGCGCGGGCCAGGTGCTGCACAGCATCGCGGACCGCGTGGTGACCCTCAGCGGTCTCGTCGCCTCGGTGATGGACGCCACCCGTGGACAGAGCGAAGGCATCGCACGCATCGGTGGGGCCATTCGTGGCATCGATGAGACGACACGCGAGAACGCGGCGCTCGTGCAGCAGGCGGCCTCGGCCAGTCACGCGATGCGCGAGAGCGCGGAAATCCTTCGCCGCGAGGTCGCCTACTTCGTGCTGGAAAGCGAGGCGGCGTAA
- a CDS encoding SDR family oxidoreductase: MSKTWFITGTSSGFGRLLTEMLLARGDRVVGTLRQPGALDDLKTRYGDALDVVIMDLTNTASIREGVQKAFDGGRVDIVVNNAGYGLFGAAEEVTDEQIQRIIDTNLIGSIQVIRAAIPRLREQGGGRIVQVSSEGGQIAYPNFSLYHASKWGIEGFIEAVLQEVASFGIDFLIVEPGPSKTDFGKGLVTPEPMAIYDDTPVGELRRGIVSGAFVIRGNPEKMARAMIETVDLDNPPRRLVLGGDAYDHVEAGLSARLEELRTQKRGAYDADDDVTA; the protein is encoded by the coding sequence ATGAGCAAGACCTGGTTCATTACCGGCACGTCCTCCGGCTTCGGCCGCCTTCTGACCGAAATGCTGCTGGCGCGAGGTGACCGTGTCGTCGGCACGCTGCGCCAACCCGGCGCCCTCGACGATCTCAAGACGCGGTATGGCGACGCGCTCGATGTCGTCATCATGGACCTGACGAACACCGCGTCGATCCGCGAAGGCGTCCAGAAAGCCTTCGACGGAGGTCGCGTCGATATCGTTGTCAACAACGCGGGCTACGGGCTCTTCGGTGCGGCGGAAGAAGTCACCGACGAGCAGATCCAGCGCATCATCGATACCAATCTCATCGGATCCATCCAGGTCATCCGTGCCGCCATCCCCCGGCTGCGTGAGCAGGGTGGTGGCCGTATCGTGCAGGTGTCGTCCGAAGGCGGCCAGATCGCCTATCCCAACTTCAGCCTGTACCACGCATCGAAGTGGGGCATCGAAGGCTTCATTGAAGCGGTGCTGCAGGAGGTCGCATCGTTCGGCATCGATTTCCTCATCGTCGAACCGGGTCCGTCGAAGACCGACTTCGGCAAGGGCCTGGTGACGCCTGAGCCGATGGCCATCTACGATGACACCCCGGTGGGCGAGCTTCGCCGCGGCATCGTGTCAGGCGCCTTCGTCATCCGTGGCAATCCCGAAAAGATGGCGCGCGCGATGATCGAAACCGTGGACCTGGACAACCCACCACGCCGGCTGGTGCTGGGCGGCGACGCCTACGACCACGTCGAGGCCGGACTCAGCGCGCGCCTCGAGGAACTTCGCACGCAGAAACGTGGCGCATACGACGCCGACGACGACGTAACGGCGTGA
- a CDS encoding NmrA/HSCARG family protein, with amino-acid sequence MSILVTGATGSIGSAVIERLAAEGAPVRALTRAPGKYKAPAGVQSVAGDMTDIPSMRAALQGVDTLFLLNAVVPDELTQALATLGLAREAGIQRIVYLSVLNGDRFTDVPHFTVKYAVERAIEQFDLPATVLRPSYFMQNDANIKDVIAQHGVYPMALGKVGVSMVDTRDIADVAAASLLRRSRASGALPREVIELVGPDAITGEGAAAIWSEALGRPVAYGGDDLDTAEANIARQQPSWAAYDLRLMLARFHADGMLAKPSANGIMTSVLGRAPRSYRDFVRETVAAMQRG; translated from the coding sequence ATGAGCATTCTCGTCACTGGCGCCACCGGCAGCATCGGCTCCGCCGTCATCGAACGTCTGGCCGCCGAAGGCGCGCCGGTCCGCGCACTCACCCGTGCACCCGGGAAGTACAAGGCACCCGCCGGCGTCCAGTCCGTCGCCGGCGATATGACCGACATCCCATCCATGCGCGCCGCGCTGCAGGGCGTCGACACCCTGTTCCTGTTGAACGCCGTGGTCCCCGATGAACTCACCCAGGCCCTCGCTACCCTCGGTCTGGCGCGCGAGGCGGGCATCCAGCGCATCGTCTACCTGTCGGTGCTCAACGGCGACCGCTTCACCGACGTCCCGCACTTCACCGTGAAGTACGCCGTGGAGCGCGCGATCGAGCAGTTCGACCTGCCCGCGACCGTGCTGCGACCGTCGTATTTCATGCAGAACGACGCCAACATCAAGGACGTCATCGCCCAGCACGGGGTTTACCCGATGGCGCTGGGCAAGGTGGGCGTTTCGATGGTGGATACCCGCGATATCGCCGACGTCGCCGCCGCGTCGTTGCTTCGCCGTAGCCGCGCATCGGGCGCCCTGCCCCGTGAAGTCATCGAGCTGGTCGGTCCCGACGCGATCACGGGCGAAGGCGCCGCGGCGATCTGGAGCGAGGCGCTGGGACGTCCCGTCGCCTACGGTGGCGACGACCTGGATACCGCCGAAGCCAACATCGCCCGCCAGCAGCCGTCGTGGGCGGCGTACGATCTGCGCCTGATGCTCGCGAGGTTCCACGCGGACGGCATGCTGGCCAAGCCCTCGGCGAACGGCATCATGACCTCGGTGCTCGGCCGCGCACCGCGCAGCTATCGCGACTTCGTCCGTGAAACGGTGGCAGCGATGCAACGCGGCTGA
- a CDS encoding histidine phosphatase family protein, whose translation MLEHLILARHGETEWNVAGRAQGRADSPLTVAGIEQARSLGRVLAARGVEHIVTSTLGRAMHTGEVAAGIVGCTITVDARLVERAFGVLEGRSVADVFEEDPAMVAVLRGHDPAVAAVGGESLHEVASRVLDALADIRALPYRRVAVVTHGHCMTATLGALLNGGEYASYRHGNCGYTPLGVNSDGFIVDRWNISPVEVATA comes from the coding sequence ATGCTCGAACACCTGATCCTCGCCCGTCACGGCGAAACCGAATGGAATGTGGCCGGACGCGCACAAGGCCGCGCGGACAGCCCACTTACCGTGGCGGGCATCGAACAGGCACGGTCGCTGGGACGCGTGCTCGCCGCGCGGGGCGTGGAGCACATCGTGACATCCACGCTGGGGCGGGCCATGCACACGGGTGAAGTCGCCGCGGGCATCGTCGGTTGCACCATCACCGTGGACGCTCGTCTGGTCGAGCGGGCGTTCGGCGTGCTGGAGGGTCGTTCGGTCGCGGACGTGTTCGAGGAAGATCCGGCGATGGTCGCGGTGCTGCGTGGCCACGATCCCGCCGTCGCCGCCGTGGGCGGCGAGTCGCTGCATGAGGTGGCGTCACGTGTGCTTGACGCGCTGGCGGATATCCGTGCGTTGCCGTACCGGCGCGTGGCGGTGGTGACGCACGGGCATTGCATGACGGCGACGCTGGGTGCGCTTCTGAACGGTGGCGAGTACGCGAGTTACCGGCATGGCAATTGCGGATACACGCCGCTGGGGGTGAACTCGGACGGATTCATCGTCGACCGGTGGAACATCAGTCCGGTCGAGGTCGCGACGGCCTGA
- a CDS encoding DksA/TraR family C4-type zinc finger protein produces MATGWAGDTAVQDQIDATIEDAVKRARSHIPSGPGLEHCEECDKPIPDARRKAVPGVRLCVACQEEADREEASFSGYNRRGSKDSQLR; encoded by the coding sequence ATGGCAACCGGATGGGCGGGTGACACCGCCGTACAGGACCAGATCGACGCGACCATCGAAGACGCCGTAAAACGGGCGCGCAGCCATATACCCAGCGGCCCGGGTCTCGAGCACTGCGAGGAGTGCGACAAACCGATTCCGGACGCGCGCCGCAAAGCGGTGCCTGGCGTACGCCTGTGCGTGGCCTGCCAGGAAGAGGCCGATCGCGAGGAAGCCAGCTTCAGCGGCTACAACCGCCGCGGCAGCAAGGATAGTCAGCTGCGTTGA